Below is a genomic region from Variovorax sp. J2L1-78.
TCGAGCATGGGCTGCGGCACCATCATCCTCGTCGTCGTGGTGATCCTCATCCTGCTGATCATCCTGAGCACCTGCAGTTCGTCGGGCGGATCGTCCACGCGCAGTTCCGGCGGTTCGTACGGCGGCTACTCCAGCGGCGGCGGTCACAAATGACCGACGCCTTTTCACACACCCTTTCTTCAGGAGGTTCTCATGATGGGAATTGAATGGCTGCGGCCCGCCGCATTTCTGGGCTCGATGCTCTACGCCATCATCGGCGTGCTGATCTTCTGGGTCACCTTCCTGATCATCGACAAGCTCACGCCCTATGACCTCTGGCAGGAGATCGTCGAGAAGCAGAACCGCGCGCTCGGCATGGTGGTCGCGGCGATGTGCCTGGGCATCTCGATCATCGTGGCCGCCGCGATCCATTGAGCGTGCCGGACCCCGCGAGGCGCGGCCCGCAGCCCGTCGAGATCGCCCTCCTCGCCAGCGTCTTCGTCGTGGCCGCCTGCGGGCTGGTCTACGAGCTGAGCGCGGCGGCACTGAGTTCCTACCTGCTCGGCGATTCGGTGCTGCAGTTCAGCACCATCATCGGCACCTACCTCTTCGCCATGGGCGTGGGCTCGTGGCTCTCGCGCTACTTCGAGCGGCAACTGCCCGCGCACTTCCTGCGCATCGAGCTGCTGGTCGCGCTCGTCGGCGGCGCGCTGCCGGCGCTGCTCTTCATCGCCAACGCCTACATCCCCGGCGCCTTCCGCCTGCTGCTCTACGGGCTGGTGGTCGTCGTGGGCACGCTGGTCGGGCTCGAGATCCCGCTGGTCATGCGCATCCTCAAGCGCAACACGGCGCTGAAGGACCTGGTGTCGCAGGTGCTGACCTTCGACTACCTCGGCGCGCTGGCGGTGTCGGTCGCCTTTCCGCTGATCCTGGTGCCGCAGTTCGGGATGATCCGCACCGGCCTGCTGTTCGGCTTCATGAACGCGGCCGTCGCGCTGTGGGCGCTGTGGATGTTCCGGCACGAGCTGCGGCAGTTCGGCGCGCACCTTGTCGCATGCATGCTGACGTTGGCCGTGCTGGTCGTGGGCTTCGTCTTCGCCGACCACATCACGACGCTGGCCGAAGACAAGTTCTACCAGGACCGCATCGTCTTCAGCGCCACCTCGTCCTACCAGCGCATCGTGGTGACGCGCGGCAGTGCGGGGCATCGGCTCTTCCTCAACGGCAACCTGCAGTTCGCCGAGCGCGACGAGTACCGCTACCACGAGGCACTGGTGCACCCGGTGATGGCGGCGCATGGCGCGCCGAAGAAGGTGGCGGTGCTCGGCGGCGGCGACGGCATGGCGGTGCGCGAGATCCTCAAGTACCCGTCGGTCGAGTCGGTCACGCTGGTGGAGCTCGACCCGAACATGACGCGGCTCTTCGCCGAGCACGAGACGCTCGCGGCGCTCAACGGCGGCGCGCTGAAGTCGCCCAAGCTGAAGATCGTCAACACCGATGCGTTCAAGTGGTTGCAGGAAGGCGATGACACGTTCGACGTGATCGTGGTCGACTTCCCCGACCCGACCAACTTCGCCATCGGCAAGCTCTACACCAATTCCTTCTACGCCCTGCTCGACAAGCGTCTCGCGGCGAGCGGCTATGCCGTGGTGCAGACGACGTCGCCGCTGATCGCACGTCAGAGCTTCTGGACGGTGGCGAGCACCATCGAATCGGTCGGCCTCACCGCCACGCCGTACCACGTGCATGTGCCGAGCTTCGGCGAATGGGGCTTCGTCATCGCAAGCCATCGGCCCTACCGCCGGCCCGATTCGCTGCCGGCGGGCCTGCGCTACCTGTCGCTCCCCACGCTGTCGCTGATGTTCGACTTTCCGCTCGACATGGCGCGCGTGCCCGCCGAAGTGAACCGGCTGTCGAACCAGACGCTGGTGACCACCTACGAGCGCGAGTGGGGCAAGGTCTCGGGGCATTGACGATGCAGCGCCGCGCATTCATCGGCAGCGCC
It encodes:
- a CDS encoding DUF350 domain-containing protein produces the protein MMGIEWLRPAAFLGSMLYAIIGVLIFWVTFLIIDKLTPYDLWQEIVEKQNRALGMVVAAMCLGISIIVAAAIH
- a CDS encoding polyamine aminopropyltransferase, with translation MSVPDPARRGPQPVEIALLASVFVVAACGLVYELSAAALSSYLLGDSVLQFSTIIGTYLFAMGVGSWLSRYFERQLPAHFLRIELLVALVGGALPALLFIANAYIPGAFRLLLYGLVVVVGTLVGLEIPLVMRILKRNTALKDLVSQVLTFDYLGALAVSVAFPLILVPQFGMIRTGLLFGFMNAAVALWALWMFRHELRQFGAHLVACMLTLAVLVVGFVFADHITTLAEDKFYQDRIVFSATSSYQRIVVTRGSAGHRLFLNGNLQFAERDEYRYHEALVHPVMAAHGAPKKVAVLGGGDGMAVREILKYPSVESVTLVELDPNMTRLFAEHETLAALNGGALKSPKLKIVNTDAFKWLQEGDDTFDVIVVDFPDPTNFAIGKLYTNSFYALLDKRLAASGYAVVQTTSPLIARQSFWTVASTIESVGLTATPYHVHVPSFGEWGFVIASHRPYRRPDSLPAGLRYLSLPTLSLMFDFPLDMARVPAEVNRLSNQTLVTTYEREWGKVSGH